In Variovorax paradoxus, a single genomic region encodes these proteins:
- a CDS encoding ABC transporter substrate-binding protein, with protein MHFRFKLLALTSALAFSMGALAADPIKIGVDGPFTGGSSSMGVSMRDGVRLAAEEINKSGGVLGRQIQLIERDDEAKNERGVQIAQEFVNKEKVVAAVGYINTGVALASQRFFQDAKIPVLNNVATGSVITHQFDKDPENYVFRNAAHDSIQAPMIVEEAITRRGYKKVAILADSTNYGQLGREDLERALKNKGITPVAVEKFNIKDVDMTAQLLKSKEAGAEAVLTYGIGPELAQIANGMTKLGWKVPIIGSWTLAMANFIDNAGPGGDGARMPQTFIQEPTNPKRKAFIDAFVGKFKPKNNRMDSPVSAAQGYDSIYLLAAAIKQAGSTDGPKIKAALEDLQAPVEGVVTTYNKPFTKTDHDAITANIPVFGEVKGGRVVFANPDDQKNAGTVRMKDVAANDALLKK; from the coding sequence ATGCACTTTCGTTTCAAGCTGCTGGCGCTGACCAGCGCGCTCGCCTTCTCGATGGGCGCCCTCGCTGCCGATCCGATCAAGATCGGCGTGGACGGCCCCTTCACCGGAGGCTCGTCCTCGATGGGCGTGAGCATGCGCGACGGCGTTCGCCTGGCCGCTGAGGAGATCAACAAGTCGGGTGGCGTGCTGGGCCGGCAGATCCAGCTGATCGAGCGCGACGACGAGGCCAAGAACGAACGCGGCGTGCAGATCGCGCAGGAGTTCGTGAACAAGGAAAAGGTCGTGGCCGCCGTGGGCTACATCAACACCGGCGTGGCGCTGGCCTCGCAGCGCTTCTTCCAGGACGCGAAGATTCCGGTGCTCAACAACGTGGCGACGGGCTCCGTCATCACCCACCAGTTCGACAAGGACCCGGAGAACTACGTTTTCCGCAACGCCGCGCACGACAGCATCCAGGCGCCGATGATCGTGGAAGAGGCGATCACGCGGCGCGGCTACAAGAAGGTCGCCATCCTGGCCGACTCCACCAACTACGGCCAGCTCGGCCGCGAGGACCTGGAGCGCGCGCTCAAGAACAAGGGCATCACGCCCGTGGCGGTCGAGAAGTTCAACATCAAGGACGTCGACATGACGGCCCAGCTGCTGAAGTCGAAGGAAGCCGGCGCCGAGGCCGTGCTCACCTACGGCATCGGCCCCGAGCTGGCCCAGATCGCCAACGGCATGACCAAGCTGGGCTGGAAGGTGCCGATCATCGGCAGCTGGACCCTGGCGATGGCCAACTTCATCGACAACGCCGGCCCCGGCGGCGACGGCGCGCGCATGCCGCAGACCTTCATCCAGGAGCCGACGAACCCCAAGCGCAAGGCCTTCATCGACGCCTTCGTCGGCAAGTTCAAGCCCAAGAACAACCGCATGGATTCGCCGGTGTCGGCGGCGCAGGGCTACGACTCCATCTACCTGCTGGCGGCCGCGATCAAGCAGGCAGGCAGCACCGACGGGCCGAAGATCAAGGCCGCGCTGGAAGACCTGCAGGCGCCGGTCGAGGGCGTGGTGACGACCTACAACAAGCCCTTCACCAAGACCGACCATGACGCCATCACCGCCAACATTCCGGTGTTCGGCGAGGTCAAGGGCGGCCGCGTGGTGTTCGCCAACCCCGACGACCAGAAGAACGCCGGCACCGTCCGCATGAAGGACGTGGCGGCCAACGACGCCTTGCTGAAGAAGTAA